A genome region from Tolypothrix sp. PCC 7712 includes the following:
- the pgmB gene encoding beta-phosphoglucomutase: MDITGNYHDFIYKDWILIETQFNPDQLHARETIFTIGNGYLGTRGSFEEGYIRALPATFIHGVYDEVPVVYTELVNCPDWLPLAITINGDRFRMDQGEILQYERQLDVRRGLISRSVRWRSPTGSTVDLQFERFASMADEHILGQRCQITPLDFDGLIEIQASINGYPENPGFNHWEWLDQGKTDQGVWLHRRTRNSCIDIGMATRLQIFGAETTLQVNSAPGYPTLSASFSATANQTVTAEKIVTVFTSRDIESPYKAAREKLAVLPNYVTLLQAQQQAWNELWEKSDIAIEGDITAAFAVRYNLFQLLIAARRNDDQVSIPAKTLSGFGYHGHVFWDTEIFILPFFIYTQPELARNLLSYRYHTLKGARRKAAHDGYKGAMFAWESADTGDEVTPRWALPNDPYGEDVRIWCRDREIHISADIVYAVWYYWQATGDDEWMRDCGAEIVLDTAIFWGSRVEFNPKYERYEIRGVIGADEYHEFVHNNTFTNRMVQWHLEKAIIIDDWLRANFPEQAKELEEKLHLGSKQRSRWEDIIANIWILSYPDTGLIEQYEGFFQLEDIDLSKYEPRTRSMQAILGIDGANKRQVLKQPDVLMLLYLMRQSEESPYNQKTLQINWDYYAPRTDITYGSSLGPAIHGILASDLGKSDIAYERFMQAAMVDLQDVRGNTNDGIHGASAGGVWQAVIFGFGGIQMRENGPVAQPHLPPGWTRLKFKLHWRGKWHDFDLQPGIGTMEKSNSPDIRGVIFDLDGVLTDTAEYHYRAWQRLADEEGIPFNRQANEALRGVSRRESLMLIIGDRQYSEEQIQEMMARKNRYYVESIENISPADLLPGAIALLDELRQAGIKIAIGSASKNAQTVVDKLGIADKVDAIADGYSVEKPKPAPDLFLFAAKLLGLPPAQCVVVEDAAAGVEAALAGGMWAVGLGPVERVGAAHVVLPSLARIKWADIKDKLTVRNT; encoded by the coding sequence ATGGATATAACAGGTAATTATCACGATTTTATTTATAAAGACTGGATTTTAATTGAAACCCAGTTTAACCCCGATCAATTACACGCCAGAGAAACCATTTTCACAATCGGTAATGGTTATTTGGGGACACGCGGTAGCTTTGAAGAAGGGTATATACGTGCATTACCGGCGACATTTATCCACGGTGTTTATGATGAGGTTCCGGTTGTCTATACAGAACTTGTCAACTGTCCTGATTGGTTACCATTGGCGATCACGATTAATGGCGATCGCTTCCGTATGGATCAAGGAGAAATATTACAATACGAACGTCAGCTTGATGTGCGTCGGGGTTTAATTAGTCGTTCTGTGCGTTGGCGTAGTCCTACCGGAAGTACCGTAGACCTACAATTTGAGCGTTTCGCTAGTATGGCAGATGAGCATATTTTAGGGCAACGCTGCCAAATTACTCCCCTCGATTTTGATGGCTTAATTGAAATTCAAGCTAGCATCAACGGCTATCCTGAAAACCCTGGTTTTAATCACTGGGAATGGTTAGATCAAGGTAAAACTGATCAAGGTGTGTGGTTACATCGTCGTACTCGCAACTCATGTATTGATATTGGGATGGCGACGCGGTTGCAAATTTTTGGCGCTGAGACAACTTTACAGGTGAACAGTGCGCCTGGTTATCCTACTTTGAGTGCGTCATTCTCAGCGACAGCAAACCAGACAGTAACGGCAGAAAAGATTGTTACAGTTTTTACATCACGGGATATAGAATCACCTTATAAAGCCGCACGGGAAAAACTCGCTGTTCTTCCTAACTATGTAACCCTCCTCCAAGCCCAACAACAAGCCTGGAATGAGTTATGGGAAAAAAGCGATATTGCGATTGAAGGAGATATTACAGCCGCTTTTGCTGTCCGCTACAACCTATTTCAGCTATTAATTGCAGCCAGACGAAATGATGATCAGGTAAGTATCCCCGCTAAAACCCTTTCAGGCTTCGGTTATCACGGTCACGTCTTCTGGGACACGGAAATTTTTATACTGCCATTCTTTATATATACTCAACCAGAACTCGCTCGTAACCTTCTCAGCTATCGCTACCATACTTTAAAAGGCGCACGACGCAAAGCCGCCCATGATGGTTATAAAGGGGCAATGTTTGCCTGGGAAAGTGCAGATACAGGCGATGAAGTCACACCGCGTTGGGCGTTACCTAACGATCCTTACGGCGAAGACGTGCGGATTTGGTGCCGCGATCGCGAAATTCATATAAGTGCAGATATCGTTTATGCTGTATGGTACTACTGGCAAGCCACTGGTGATGATGAGTGGATGCGAGACTGTGGGGCAGAGATTGTATTAGATACGGCGATATTCTGGGGTAGCCGGGTGGAATTTAACCCCAAATACGAACGTTATGAGATTCGCGGTGTAATTGGTGCAGACGAATATCACGAATTTGTCCATAATAATACCTTCACCAACCGCATGGTGCAATGGCATCTGGAAAAAGCAATCATCATTGATGATTGGCTGCGCGCCAACTTCCCAGAACAAGCCAAGGAACTAGAAGAAAAATTGCATCTGGGTAGTAAACAGCGATCGCGCTGGGAAGATATCATCGCTAATATCTGGATTCTCAGTTATCCAGACACAGGGCTAATTGAACAGTACGAGGGATTTTTCCAGTTAGAAGATATCGACTTGAGTAAGTATGAACCCCGCACCCGTTCCATGCAAGCTATCTTAGGTATTGATGGTGCAAATAAGCGGCAAGTACTCAAGCAACCAGATGTTTTAATGCTGCTGTATTTGATGCGGCAATCAGAGGAATCGCCCTACAATCAAAAAACATTGCAGATTAACTGGGACTACTATGCACCCCGTACAGATATTACCTATGGTTCTTCCCTTGGCCCGGCAATTCATGGCATCTTAGCCTCAGATTTAGGGAAATCAGACATAGCTTACGAACGGTTTATGCAAGCCGCAATGGTAGATTTGCAAGATGTGCGGGGCAATACTAACGACGGAATCCACGGTGCAAGTGCTGGTGGCGTTTGGCAAGCTGTAATTTTTGGCTTTGGTGGCATCCAAATGCGGGAAAATGGCCCCGTAGCCCAGCCGCATTTACCCCCAGGTTGGACGCGTTTGAAATTTAAATTACATTGGCGTGGTAAGTGGCACGATTTTGATTTACAGCCAGGAATAGGGACTATGGAAAAATCCAATTCTCCAGATATTCGGGGAGTAATTTTTGATTTAGATGGTGTGCTTACAGATACCGCAGAATATCATTATCGGGCTTGGCAAAGGTTAGCCGATGAAGAAGGTATACCTTTTAATCGCCAAGCTAACGAAGCATTGCGCGGTGTCTCGCGGCGTGAATCTCTGATGCTGATTATTGGTGATAGACAGTATTCAGAAGAGCAAATTCAAGAGATGATGGCGCGTAAGAATCGCTATTATGTGGAATCTATTGAGAATATTTCACCCGCCGATTTATTACCAGGTGCGATCGCACTTCTTGATGAACTACGACAAGCTGGGATTAAAATCGCCATTGGTTCCGCTAGCAAAAATGCCCAAACAGTTGTCGATAAATTGGGCATTGCTGATAAAGTAGATGCGATCGCAGATGGTTATAGTGTCGAAAAACCCAAGCCAGCACCGGACTTATTTCTCTTCGCCGCCAAACTGCTAGGACTCCCGCCAGCACAATGTGTAGTTGTCGAAGATGCAGCCGCAGGTGTGGAAGCCGCTTTAGCTGGTGGAATGTGGGCTGTAGGACTCGGCCCTGTTGAACGAGTTGGTGCTGCCCATGTCGTGCTACCCAGTTTAGCACGCATTAAATGGGCAGATATCAAAGATAAATTAACAGTTCGTAATACTTAA
- a CDS encoding adenosine-specific kinase yields MELKAVAMQIPEGCNLILGQSHFIKTVEDLYEIMVNISSQVKFGIAFCEASGPCLLRTTGNDRTLEDTAIKNALAIGAGHSFIILLKEAYPINFLNSIKQCPEVCSIFCATANPVEVIVAETEQGRGILGVVDGFSPKGLETPEDVKIRQGFLRQIGYKL; encoded by the coding sequence ATGGAACTCAAAGCAGTTGCAATGCAAATTCCTGAAGGTTGTAACCTGATATTGGGACAAAGCCACTTTATTAAAACAGTGGAAGACTTATATGAAATTATGGTCAATATATCTTCACAGGTAAAGTTTGGTATTGCTTTTTGTGAAGCTTCCGGGCCATGTTTACTCAGAACTACAGGCAACGATCGCACTTTAGAAGACACAGCAATTAAAAATGCTCTTGCTATTGGTGCAGGGCATAGTTTTATTATTTTACTTAAAGAAGCTTATCCAATTAATTTTTTAAATTCTATCAAGCAGTGTCCCGAAGTTTGCTCAATTTTCTGTGCAACCGCAAATCCTGTCGAGGTAATTGTAGCTGAAACCGAGCAAGGGAGAGGTATTCTTGGTGTTGTTGATGGCTTTTCACCTAAAGGCTTAGAAACGCCTGAAGATGTCAAAATACGTCAGGGATTTTTACGGCAAATTGGTTACAAGCTTTGA
- a CDS encoding sucrose synthase, giving the protein MHELVQAALNSDDKSALHQLILTLGSTDKRYFLRNEILQAFADYCQLFQKPTYFYHSSSIGQLIHYCHEIILEDDSIWFVVRPRIASQEVWRLTADLAQFELMTSQDLLGVRDRLVNRYQPHILNIDLHPFYANSPTISDPRNIGQGLAFLNRYLCSQVLTDPQYCLDVLFKVLHRLNYDGIGLLINDRIQSGNHLAQQMQQVLKFLSQQHPDAPYEKFRVDLQELGFEPGWGNTVSRVRETLELFQRLIENPQPAILEAFVARIPAVFRVVLISIHGWVSQEGALGRDETLGQVAYVLEQARSIENKLWEEIQLAGLDVVGIKPQVIILTRLIPNCEGTFCNLRREKIEETENAWILRVPFREFNPEVTNNWISKYEIWPYLETFAQDAEQEILAEFQGSKPHLLIGNYTDGNLVAFLLSQKLKVTHCHIAHSLEKPKRLFSNLYWQNLEEQYHLSVQYSADLINMNASDFIVTSSYQEIVGTPESMGQYESYKCFTMPELYHVIDGIDLFSAKFNVVPPGVNESIFFPNNEVEKRDDNLRQHLKELLFYQAGEQILGHLENPDKRPILTLAPMISIKNLAGLAECFGKSQALQDHCNLFILTGKLHPSEASNPEEAEEIQKLYEIINQYNLHSHIRWLGTRLPGRDISEAYRVIADQKGIYVHFASFEAFGRSILEAMISGLPTFATQFGGALEIIDEREHKFTLNPTDLEGSANKIVEFCNQCDIHPENWEETSNWMIRRVRSKYNWNIHTNQLLLLAKIYSFWNFVAPENTEARVRYMETLFHLVYKPRADKILENHTRR; this is encoded by the coding sequence ATGCATGAACTAGTTCAGGCTGCTTTAAATAGTGACGATAAAAGTGCGCTGCATCAGTTAATTCTGACTCTGGGTTCTACAGATAAGCGTTACTTTCTTAGAAACGAGATTTTACAAGCTTTTGCTGACTATTGCCAACTATTCCAAAAGCCTACATATTTTTATCATTCTTCCTCTATTGGTCAATTAATTCATTATTGTCATGAAATTATATTGGAAGATGACAGTATTTGGTTTGTTGTCCGACCGAGAATTGCTAGTCAGGAAGTTTGGCGATTAACAGCTGATTTGGCTCAATTTGAGCTAATGACTTCCCAGGACTTGCTAGGCGTAAGAGACCGTCTAGTAAATCGCTACCAACCTCACATTTTAAATATAGATTTGCACCCTTTTTATGCAAATTCTCCCACGATTAGCGATCCCAGAAATATTGGTCAAGGTCTAGCATTTCTCAACCGTTATTTGTGCAGCCAAGTATTAACAGACCCGCAATACTGTTTAGATGTACTATTTAAAGTTCTCCATCGGCTCAACTATGATGGTATTGGCTTGCTAATTAACGATCGCATTCAATCGGGTAATCATCTAGCCCAACAAATGCAGCAAGTTCTGAAATTCCTCAGCCAGCAACACCCTGACGCACCTTACGAGAAATTTCGCGTTGATTTACAAGAACTGGGTTTTGAACCAGGCTGGGGTAATACTGTCTCTCGAGTTAGAGAAACTCTAGAACTATTCCAAAGACTGATTGAAAACCCACAACCTGCAATTTTAGAAGCATTTGTGGCGAGGATTCCGGCGGTATTTCGTGTGGTTCTGATTTCTATACATGGCTGGGTGAGTCAAGAAGGTGCTTTAGGTAGAGATGAAACCCTCGGTCAAGTCGCCTATGTTTTAGAACAAGCACGTAGCATAGAAAACAAACTGTGGGAAGAAATTCAACTGGCTGGTCTGGATGTGGTAGGAATTAAGCCGCAAGTAATTATTCTTACTCGTCTAATTCCTAACTGCGAAGGTACATTTTGTAACCTCCGCCGAGAAAAAATTGAAGAAACAGAAAATGCTTGGATTTTGCGCGTACCTTTCCGAGAATTTAATCCCGAAGTTACGAATAATTGGATTTCTAAATATGAAATTTGGCCTTATTTAGAAACATTTGCCCAAGATGCAGAACAAGAAATATTAGCTGAATTTCAAGGTAGTAAACCACATCTTTTAATTGGTAACTATACAGATGGTAATTTAGTGGCTTTTCTGCTATCCCAAAAGCTAAAAGTTACTCATTGTCATATTGCTCATTCTTTAGAGAAGCCAAAACGTCTCTTCAGTAATCTGTATTGGCAAAATCTCGAAGAACAATACCATCTTTCAGTGCAATATAGCGCTGATTTGATTAACATGAACGCGTCCGACTTTATCGTCACATCTTCTTATCAAGAAATTGTCGGTACGCCAGAAAGCATGGGACAGTATGAGTCATACAAATGTTTTACCATGCCGGAACTTTACCATGTAATTGATGGTATTGATTTATTCAGTGCTAAATTTAACGTTGTTCCGCCAGGGGTAAACGAGAGTATTTTCTTTCCCAACAACGAAGTAGAGAAAAGAGATGACAATCTCCGTCAACATCTCAAAGAATTACTTTTTTATCAAGCAGGTGAGCAAATTCTCGGTCATTTAGAAAACCCTGATAAGCGACCAATTTTAACTTTAGCGCCGATGATATCTATTAAAAATTTGGCGGGGTTGGCTGAATGCTTTGGTAAAAGTCAGGCTTTGCAAGACCATTGCAACTTATTTATCTTAACAGGCAAATTGCATCCATCAGAAGCTTCTAACCCGGAAGAAGCCGAAGAAATCCAAAAACTCTATGAGATTATCAACCAATATAATCTGCACAGTCATATTCGTTGGTTGGGAACGCGTCTCCCTGGGCGTGATATTAGCGAAGCTTATCGAGTCATAGCTGATCAAAAGGGAATCTATGTCCATTTTGCCAGCTTTGAAGCTTTTGGTAGAAGCATTTTAGAAGCAATGATTTCTGGTTTACCAACCTTCGCCACACAATTTGGCGGTGCTTTAGAAATTATTGATGAACGAGAACATAAATTTACGCTTAATCCTACAGATTTAGAAGGGTCAGCCAATAAAATTGTAGAATTCTGCAATCAATGTGATATTCATCCTGAAAATTGGGAGGAAACTTCCAATTGGATGATCAGAAGAGTTCGCAGTAAATATAACTGGAATATACATACCAATCAATTACTTTTGCTAGCGAAAATTTATAGTTTCTGGAACTTTGTCGCGCCAGAAAACACCGAAGCTAGAGTTCGCTATATGGAAACATTATTCCATCTAGTTTATAAACCAAGAGCCGATAAAATTTTAGAAAATCATACAAGACGATAG
- a CDS encoding D-alanine--D-alanine ligase family protein, whose amino-acid sequence MTKLRVGLLFGGRSGEHEVSISSARAIANALSAEQNSSKYEILPFYIQKDGFWQAAEVAQQVLASGAAIPNPAASPNLWQFPPAAQTVDVWFPILHGPNGEDGTIQGLLSLMQVPFVGSGVLGSATGMDKIGMKVAFSQAGLPQVKYKAVTRAQVWSNPCVFPKLCDEIESELGYPSFVKPANLGSSVGIAKVRSRQELEAALDNAASYDRRIIIEAGVVAREVECAVLGNDQPQASVIGEITYKSDFYDYETKYTAGLADLFIPAQLPDAIARQIQDMALQAFAAVDAAGLARVDFFYVEATGEVLINEINTLPGFTATSMYPQLWGYSGVPFPELVDRLIQLALERDTVTERQS is encoded by the coding sequence ATGACTAAGCTGCGGGTAGGGTTGCTGTTTGGGGGACGTTCTGGGGAACATGAAGTTTCGATTAGTTCCGCAAGGGCGATCGCTAATGCTTTAAGTGCAGAGCAAAATAGTAGTAAGTACGAAATTCTGCCTTTTTATATCCAAAAAGATGGTTTTTGGCAGGCTGCGGAAGTAGCACAGCAAGTTTTAGCTTCTGGCGCTGCTATCCCAAATCCTGCGGCTAGTCCGAATCTTTGGCAATTCCCACCCGCAGCACAAACGGTAGATGTTTGGTTTCCAATTCTGCACGGGCCTAATGGTGAGGATGGCACAATTCAAGGGTTACTCAGCTTGATGCAAGTCCCATTTGTGGGTTCTGGGGTGTTAGGTTCGGCAACGGGGATGGATAAAATTGGTATGAAAGTGGCTTTTTCTCAAGCTGGATTACCCCAAGTTAAGTACAAAGCCGTAACCAGAGCGCAAGTTTGGTCAAATCCTTGCGTATTTCCGAAACTATGTGACGAAATTGAGTCTGAGCTTGGCTATCCTAGTTTTGTCAAACCTGCAAATTTGGGTTCATCGGTGGGGATAGCGAAAGTGCGATCGCGCCAAGAATTAGAAGCGGCGTTAGATAATGCTGCTAGTTATGATCGCCGGATTATTATCGAAGCTGGAGTGGTCGCTAGAGAAGTAGAATGTGCTGTTTTAGGCAACGATCAACCCCAAGCCTCGGTAATTGGGGAAATTACCTACAAGAGCGATTTTTACGATTACGAAACAAAGTATACCGCAGGTTTAGCAGATTTATTTATCCCCGCCCAATTACCAGATGCGATCGCGCGTCAAATTCAAGACATGGCTTTACAAGCTTTTGCTGCTGTTGATGCTGCTGGTTTGGCAAGAGTAGACTTTTTCTATGTAGAAGCTACAGGGGAAGTTTTGATCAATGAAATCAATACCTTGCCAGGTTTTACCGCAACTAGTATGTATCCCCAATTATGGGGGTATAGTGGTGTTCCTTTCCCAGAACTAGTAGATAGATTAATTCAACTAGCTTTAGAAAGAGATACTGTGACCGAAAGACAGAGTTAA
- a CDS encoding high light inducible protein, whose product MTNRSSTDLPPVATEYNGVDRNAFLFGWTPQAELWNGRLAAIGFLAYLLWDLAGYSVLRDVLHLIGY is encoded by the coding sequence ATGACAAATCGTTCTTCTACTGATTTACCACCTGTTGCTACAGAATATAACGGCGTAGATCGTAATGCTTTTCTGTTTGGTTGGACACCACAAGCTGAACTTTGGAATGGTCGTTTAGCCGCTATTGGTTTCTTGGCTTATTTACTTTGGGATTTAGCAGGTTATAGCGTGCTGCGTGACGTATTACACCTGATTGGTTACTAA
- a CDS encoding high light inducible protein, with protein sequence METRSSTDLPTITKEYNGIDRNAFVFGWTPQAELWNGRLAAIGFLAYLLWDLAGYSVLRDVLHLVGY encoded by the coding sequence ATGGAAACTCGCTCTTCCACTGATTTACCAACAATTACTAAAGAATATAACGGCATAGATCGCAATGCTTTTGTATTCGGCTGGACTCCACAAGCTGAACTCTGGAATGGTCGTTTAGCCGCTATTGGATTTTTAGCTTATTTACTTTGGGATTTGGCAGGTTATAGCGTGCTACGCGACGTATTACACCTGGTTGGTTACTAA
- a CDS encoding lysophospholipid acyltransferase family protein has product MSETQHHLHKKLGWSLDERDPGFIKSIMPIMGWFYDHYFRVQTSGWEHIPPQEQVLFVGSHNGGLAAPDMLMMMYDWFRKFGVEQPVYGLMHPKVWEVTPPIAQLVAKCGAIMAHPKMAYAALRSGASVLVYPGGAEDVFRPYALRNQIYFAGRQGFIKVALRERVPIVPVISAGAHETLIVLTECYDIIAQLHKLGMPWLFGIDPVVFPIYLGLPWGLSLGPLPNIPFPLTIHTRVCPPIKFEHYGREAACDRQYVNQCYELVRSQMQHELDQLVKLSAQS; this is encoded by the coding sequence ATGTCAGAAACACAACATCACCTGCACAAAAAACTCGGATGGTCTTTGGATGAGCGCGATCCAGGATTCATCAAATCAATCATGCCAATCATGGGATGGTTCTATGACCACTATTTTCGAGTTCAAACTAGTGGTTGGGAGCATATACCGCCCCAAGAACAAGTTTTATTTGTTGGTTCTCACAATGGGGGACTAGCTGCTCCAGATATGCTGATGATGATGTATGACTGGTTCCGCAAATTTGGTGTAGAGCAGCCAGTCTATGGTTTAATGCATCCCAAAGTTTGGGAAGTTACTCCGCCAATAGCACAACTGGTAGCTAAGTGTGGTGCAATTATGGCTCATCCTAAAATGGCCTATGCAGCTTTGCGCTCTGGAGCGAGTGTACTTGTATATCCTGGTGGCGCAGAAGATGTGTTTCGACCTTATGCTTTACGGAACCAAATTTATTTTGCGGGAAGACAAGGGTTTATCAAGGTAGCACTGCGGGAACGAGTACCGATTGTACCTGTGATTTCTGCGGGTGCTCATGAAACGCTGATTGTATTGACTGAATGTTATGACATTATCGCCCAACTTCACAAATTGGGAATGCCTTGGTTATTTGGTATTGATCCGGTAGTTTTTCCCATTTATTTAGGCTTACCTTGGGGTTTATCACTCGGCCCATTGCCTAATATTCCCTTTCCTCTGACTATTCATACAAGGGTTTGCCCACCGATTAAATTTGAGCATTATGGTAGAGAAGCGGCGTGCGATCGCCAGTATGTTAATCAATGTTATGAATTAGTTCGCAGTCAAATGCAGCATGAATTAGACCAATTAGTCAAGCTCAGTGCCCAGTCTTAA
- a CDS encoding high light inducible protein has product METRPSTDLPPVATEYNGVDRNAFLFGWTPQAELWNGRLAAIGFLAYLLWDLAGYSVLHDVLRIIGY; this is encoded by the coding sequence ATGGAAACTCGTCCTTCTACTGATTTACCACCTGTTGCTACAGAATATAACGGCGTAGATCGTAATGCTTTTCTGTTTGGTTGGACACCACAAGCTGAATTGTGGAATGGTCGTTTAGCAGCGATTGGATTTTTGGCTTATTTACTTTGGGATTTAGCAGGTTATAGTGTTCTGCATGATGTATTACGGATCATTGGCTATTAG
- a CDS encoding FAD-dependent oxidoreductase, giving the protein MSITEDILSQLPGNVMEGLRNADRTLASLRADRTPIPMLVKENPQPLENVDWDVIICGGTLGILIGCALAVQGLKVGLIERGILRGREQEWNISRKELEVFLELNLLTNAELEQAIATEYNPARVSFQGGTEVWVEDVLNIGIDPVYLLETLKTRFLSAGGVLWENTPLSEAVVHPDGVMVNNQLKTRLLIDAMGHLSPIAQQARQGQKPDALCLVVGSCAQGFPENHSGDLLLSFTPLQNQCQYFWEAFPARDGRTTYLFTYMDAHPQRLGLEALFEEYLRLLPQYQGVELSQLKFQRALFGFFPTYRQSPLKTPWNRILPVGDSSGSQSPLSFGGFGAMIRHLKRLTFGIQEALQTEQLSTTALALLQPYQPSLAVTWLFQKAMSVGINQNISSEQINQLLAVVFQGMQKLGNKVLKPFLQDIVKFPALTLTLVKTGLANPGLIAKIIPQVGFINLLDWILHYVNLSIYTALFWLSPMLETLVKYLPSQQQYYWHRLFDAWKFGSGSDYLDE; this is encoded by the coding sequence ATGAGCATCACCGAAGATATTCTCTCCCAACTACCAGGCAATGTCATGGAAGGCTTACGTAATGCCGATCGCACTTTAGCATCACTGAGGGCAGATCGTACACCAATCCCAATGCTAGTGAAAGAAAACCCACAACCGTTAGAAAATGTGGACTGGGATGTAATTATTTGCGGTGGAACCTTGGGGATTTTAATTGGTTGCGCCCTAGCAGTGCAAGGTCTCAAGGTTGGCTTGATTGAACGGGGAATTTTGCGTGGTAGAGAACAAGAATGGAATATTTCTCGCAAAGAGTTAGAAGTATTTTTGGAATTAAATTTACTTACCAATGCAGAATTAGAGCAAGCGATCGCCACTGAATATAACCCAGCTCGTGTTAGCTTTCAAGGCGGTACAGAGGTATGGGTAGAAGATGTTCTCAACATTGGTATCGATCCAGTCTATCTTTTAGAAACATTAAAAACCCGATTTTTATCTGCTGGTGGTGTGTTATGGGAAAACACACCCCTAAGTGAAGCTGTAGTTCATCCTGATGGGGTGATGGTAAACAACCAGCTAAAAACACGGTTATTAATTGATGCAATGGGACACCTCTCTCCTATCGCTCAACAAGCGCGCCAAGGACAAAAGCCAGATGCACTATGCTTAGTAGTGGGAAGTTGTGCCCAAGGATTTCCGGAAAATCACAGTGGGGACTTGTTATTATCTTTTACACCCTTGCAAAATCAATGTCAGTATTTTTGGGAAGCTTTCCCAGCTAGGGATGGTAGAACAACCTACTTATTTACATACATGGATGCACACCCCCAACGCTTAGGTTTAGAAGCTTTATTTGAGGAATATTTGCGCCTTCTACCACAATATCAGGGTGTGGAATTGAGCCAGCTAAAATTTCAACGGGCACTTTTTGGCTTCTTTCCTACCTATCGCCAAAGTCCCCTCAAAACCCCTTGGAATCGCATTTTGCCAGTCGGAGATAGTAGCGGAAGTCAATCGCCTTTAAGTTTCGGCGGTTTTGGTGCAATGATACGACATCTCAAGCGGTTAACATTTGGTATTCAAGAAGCACTACAAACCGAACAATTATCTACAACAGCACTGGCTTTACTACAGCCTTATCAGCCAAGTTTAGCTGTTACTTGGTTGTTTCAAAAAGCCATGAGTGTGGGCATAAATCAAAATATTTCATCAGAGCAAATTAATCAATTGCTTGCCGTTGTTTTTCAGGGAATGCAAAAGTTAGGAAATAAAGTACTTAAGCCATTTTTACAAGATATAGTAAAGTTTCCTGCATTAACGCTAACACTTGTAAAAACAGGTTTGGCAAATCCGGGATTAATTGCCAAAATAATTCCTCAAGTAGGTTTTATCAATTTACTAGATTGGATATTGCATTATGTAAATTTAAGTATTTATACCGCCTTATTTTGGCTAAGTCCAATGTTAGAAACATTAGTTAAGTATTTACCAAGCCAACAACAATATTATTGGCATCGTTTGTTTGATGCATGGAAGTTTGGTTCTGGTAGCGATTATCTAGATGAGTAA